Proteins from a single region of Sesamum indicum cultivar Zhongzhi No. 13 linkage group LG5, S_indicum_v1.0, whole genome shotgun sequence:
- the LOC105162252 gene encoding uncharacterized protein LOC105162252: MVDYSPRRSSGPVLRSTSPSGRLNRHCSSYTPSFRSSSFASATSSAFSPTRSLRRPTSPTRVNVYKYTSPSLSFSLDRPGSPNRSISMSTRVENSPASTAPSQKRTCMCSPTNHPGSFRCSLHKAGFANNGVPSSSQAATCGSSSRLNMRRSAMTNSLVRIGTVEGDLVRRALAALIRPSSHQQRRRGEFRPRPSRLSVMSKA, from the coding sequence ATGGTGGATTACTCACCTCGTAGATCGAGCGGACCGGTCCTCCGGTCCACTTCCCCTTCTGGAAGACTAAACCGCCACTGTTCATCGTATACGCCCTCGTTCCGCTCCTCCTCCTTCGCTTCCGCCACTTCCTCCGCCTTCAGCCCCACCCGCTCATTGCGGAGGCCCACCTCTCCAACCCGTGTAAATGTCTACAAGTATACTTCCCCCTCCCTCAGCTTCTCCCTGGACCGGCCCGGTTCGCCAAACCGGTCTATTTCCATGTCCACCCGGGTGGAGAACTCTCCGGCGTCCACCGCCCCCAGTCAGAAGAGGACGTGTATGTGCTCGCCCACCAACCACCCGGGTTCGTTCAGGTGCAGCTTGCACAAAGCCGGGTTCGCCAACAACGGAGTTCCGAGTAGTTCTCAAGCGGCGACGTGTGGGAGCTCCAGCCGGCTGAACATGAGGCGCTCCGCCATGACGAATTCTCTGGTGCGGATTGGTACAGTGGAGGGGGATTTAGTGAGACGAGCCTTGGCCGCTCTGATTCGCCCGTCTTCACATCAGCAGCGCCGCCGAGGTGAGTTCCGGCCGCGACCCAGCCGGCTCTCCGTCATGTCCAAGGCTTAG